The DNA sequence CTGCAGTTTGCCGATGACAGTTCCAGGATTtcttatgttaaaaaaaaaaaatgcagaacatgttgagaggcagggacttcatagaCCTACAATGGTGTAGAGATACATCTAAGCAATATTAATGCAGGAGGTAACTATTTGTACGAAAAAACCtttgaaatatgtcattttgaGGTATATTTTTAGGAGGTTTTACATGATGTTCCTCCATTTGGACGTTTGATCTTCACTGTGCAGAATTATATGCAGGGTTTAACAATGGAAAGCTGTTTTCCCCTTCATTGGCTGATGGGATCAATTTCCTCTGTGCTCTGCTTAAATTTCAACTTAAGCTGCACTTACACTGGAGATTTCCATGATGTCTTGCGCAAAGACTTTAgatgaacattttaaatgaccCGATGTGCGTATTTAGTCCCTTCAGTAAGTGGAAGATGAGTAGATGTAATTTCCAAATAACATCCGACATCAGTTATTCTGATTCCAGCAGAGTATTTACATGTTGGAGGTCACCGACACGTCCTTCAGAGCCACAAGGGGGACTATAAAAGTGTTTCATAGGTCGTGTTGCACTCGCCGAGACTGCTAAAGGCTTTGAGTCGTATAATAGAGAATGAGTTAAATTTTATTCTTTGCTGCCATCTATAGACACAGCAGCCAGAAAGGCAGAGTTTCCACTGTCttgctgtcacacacacatatgtgtaGTTCACGCCGCAATTCTGCCCCTAACATACAGCTAAACCCTAAAAACCTCCCTAGTCCCAAAACAAAACCTCAAATTGGTCCTTACATAGGCAGGCATTCACGAGCTACACTTCACCTATTAAGATAATGTAAGTGTCATTGTTCCAGCTAacaagcagacaaacaaacagaatctATTGTATTCGTTTTTATTGAAAGGTGAATAAAACTGTATGTGTAAAATTAAcatggcaaaaataaaaatgtcatacaatatgttacaatattttctggaaaatgtcacattcttcacattccCTCCTACTCTAGATGTTGCGATTTTTACAGACAAATCTCTGCAAGAAAACACACTGTTATGAAGTTATGACGCGTGGTCCTTCAATAACACCCGTTTTAAAAGGAGGGAGTATTTCATGTATATATAGTAGGAGACACACAGACTAGATGATAATTGTGCTGCAACACGACAAGAATAATTTCAAGTTCTTCATTATTATATATTTCAAAGGGGTGACGTAATTGAAGGGATGAAAAGCCAGGACAAAACACATGTGACTGAATAAGTGCTTCACACTCAGTTGCTTAGGATACAGTGGATAATGACAGACTGATAACAAAAGCTTTGGCCAAAACACTGCTAGAACATAACACAGATTCAGATGAGTGCTGGGGTAACAAGTCTCCCTTGTACACGGTGAATTACTTCTGCTTTTGCTAATTCAAGACACTTATTTTTCTGGGCTGGAAGTGTGATCTTCATCTGGATTTTGCATCTCTCCCTCTGTGTCCTCTCCGTTCTGTGTTTGGTTTGATTCTGCCAGTTCCTTAGTCTGAGATGGCCTTAGGAGGTATTCCAGCTCCTCTGCACTGATGGCCACCTTCTCAGGTATTAACCATCTCTTGAAGTGTTCGAGAGCACTGTGAGGGGAGGGAGATGCACAAAGGGATGCTAAAATGAgtctttttaaagcaaaatactgTCTGGAAGACTGGTGTTATCCCTATACCACTAAATTTGAAGTAATTCTGTTGTCTAGACGTGTAAATGGCACATAGTCTGAAGAATTTATAGGGAAATTGCAgatgaaatatgaatgaaattccttaaattacaaaataaagtgAATGCAAAGCATTCAGGGatacatttaaaacagaaatactcCATCAGGAAGATGCTTCAAGTCTGTGTCCTACCTCTCATCCATTTCACCACCTTGGAAGAGCTCTGAGGTCTGTGCATCATGCAGGAATCTATCCCAGCATTCCTTCTTAGCCTGAGACAAGGAGCGGAGCATGTCTCTGGAGGTCACATCACTGGACTGGCCCTTTATCTTCTTTAGACGGTTCTCTGTAGTGAAAAATGTAGACAAAAACCTCTGTATTTGACATCTTGCATTAAAGCTATGACTAACATTTTAGTGTTTCAAAATTGACTGTATTGGTCTTTAACGTAAATACAATCAGCATAGATCCTGAGtataaagagaaaataagaaCTCTACCAAGAGTAAGACTGTGTGCTGTAATATTTCAAAGTGTTATTTCAATGGTTCTTGCTTGTTTGCAGCTTTTCCTGCAGTGCTTTATAGCAGAGGCTATAAAATTCATTTCAGCTGAAACGGAAACCACTAATCGGAAAAACAGGAGCCCTTTTGTatagaaatttttaaaaatgtacccttcaaagaaaaactgcCATTTCACACCTATGTGAGAGGTGTTAATGCTTGTACTATTCTTTTCTAGTGAAAGTGATCATAACATGCTAAACAGCTCCCTCAAAAGTTAAATAACTAAGGACTGAAGATTGCATTGTGTAGAAACTACTATGTACACAAAATATGTAGTATATGACATTAAGCTTTAAGTGATTATTTTGACCACTGAGATAGTTTTCTGCATCTTCCTTTCTTGGGGGATGAATAATGCATTTCTTCTTAAGACTGTAATGAACAGCTGTTTTGCAGCCAGGTAAAAATGGTCCTCTCACTGGCTGCCTTCTTGTCATCTCAGAATAATTCTCTTCTTTTAGGACTTCTTGAATAATAACATATTTTGGCATATCTGATTACTATAGCTTCTGCAGAAAATAGCGGTAGCTCAAGGAATGTTTCTagagttagtttttttttacagattccatgcctcatgtttttaaatgattgcaTGAACTGAACTATTATAAGATTTTCTTCATATCTTTTGGAAGATGATTTTGATAAAGTTCAACCAAAATGATCAGTGTTACTTTGTAAAGAAATCAGCAGGAGATCAAATTATTATTTCCAAACCTACAAGTCAAACTCatttgatttttgtgtttgaaaccCAAACTCACCTCAGAAACACCCTAATAAAggtaaaatagttttaaaatatatagGGGATGAATTGGCAATAGAGCATGCTACAGTGAAGAgcatttgagctttttcagtttgctgttttttagaGTACCTCTTTTCCTACTAAGTCCTACACAGCTTGTTGGAAGACAGACTGGGCTACATAGGACATGATGCAAAGAGTCataaaggagacagagagaaggtgAAAGCAGATGAAATACCTAGGGTGGCTATGTAAATCTCAGAGTCCTCCATGGGTTCCCATTTGGCACTAGAGGAAGTGGTA is a window from the Amphiprion ocellaris isolate individual 3 ecotype Okinawa chromosome 20, ASM2253959v1, whole genome shotgun sequence genome containing:
- the ccdc32 gene encoding coiled-coil domain-containing protein 32 — translated: MIDDFESQEVRSSGELWTEICSSLPEVRAEEAPENNTEFKDSFHPAAQVGVQVNRQANGTDTTSSSAKWEPMEDSEIYIATLENRLKKIKGQSSDVTSRDMLRSLSQAKKECWDRFLHDAQTSELFQGGEMDESALEHFKRWLIPEKVAISAEELEYLLRPSQTKELAESNQTQNGEDTEGEMQNPDEDHTSSPEK